The Terriglobia bacterium DNA window TTGCTCGAAGACGTCAAAGCCGCGTTGATCGGGAAACCAGTTCCGTACGTGTAGGGGCCGGCGGACATTACTGTCGCAGTGAGCGCGGTCGTCGCCTTGTTAATGATGATGTTCGCGTTAGCAGTACTCGCGTTATAGCTGGAGTCTCCCGGATAGTTCGCCACGACGTTGTACGTCCCCGGAGTCAGTTGGATCGGCTGATCTTCCGAGTGCCCTTCGTTGTTCAGTGGCCAGTTTCCGCCGTCGAGCGGATTCCCATTGGAGGTCACCGTGAGTGTTCCAGTCGGACAACTCGCGGTCCCATTCGTGCACTTGCTGGAAACCCCGGTCGTGCTCGAAATCGCTGCCGCGGAATCTCCAACGTCCATGCGCAGGATGTAAGGCGACCCGTACTCGGCGCTTGTCGCCGTGTAGCTAGTCAAGTTTCCGCTCAGGTCAAACGTAACCAGGTTGACGAACGTTTTGCTGTTCTCCGGAGCGATGTTGACCGAAACAGCGCTCGAATCGCTTGCCCCCCGCGTGCCGTCGCCCGCGTAGTGCGCGTGTACCGTGTAGCTTCCGCCGGGGAAGAGCGTCGAACCCCACGTCGCCGCGCCGCTGGTCAGCTTCGATGAATCGATCCCCGAATTGTCCGTTGTACCGTTGTTGCCTATCAGGGACACATCTCCCGTGGCTGCGCTGGGTGAAACGTTGACCGCAACATTGATCGAGTCGCCGTGATTGGCTTGGACTGTTGTGATCTTGCCATTCAGGGTGAGGTTGGTTGTGCTTGGAGTGAAAGTCGCCTGTCCGATCTTAGTTATGAGATTCGCTATATTTGGCGAACCCAGACCCGTGGCGCGGTCGTAGCCGGTCGCCGTCATGTACGCCAGCTTTCCGGAATCGACGAGGACCCCCGTTCCCGTGGTAGCGCTGCAATTCGGAGTTCCACCCTTGCAGGGAACCGTGTTCGCGCCGGTCGCCACGTCGCGAAACACGCAACTGGTCGACGTGGAACCGGTGCTGCAGGAAGAGCCAGACTGTGCGGCAATCGAATAAAGCAGGTAATTCAAGTTGCCGAGTCTTCTATTCAGTTTCTGATTCGCCAACGCGACTGCGCCCGCAAACGCAGGGGCGCCCGCCGAGGTTCCGCCGATCGGTACGTAATAGACATATCCCCCGGACGGTGTGCATGACTGGTAGCCGTACGGAAGGAGATCCGCTTCACACATCACGTAAAAGCTGTGCGATGCCGAAACGCCACCCTCGGCAAACAAAGATATGTCCGGAACGTCACGAACGCCGTCACTGGGAACGCCAATTCCCGTTTGCCAGGCTGGTTTGACCGTGCCGGAACATTTCCCGCCACTTACTTTCGAGCAGTTGCTGGGCCCACCAGAACCTGCCCAAAGCTGGAGATTCTGGCTGCTTGTGCAGGAACTTGTAGTGGGAGAAGTACCGCCCGCGCAGGAATCGTTCCAGGTTTTCTCTGGTACGTACGACTTTGCCGAGAGATAGCCGGTACCATTGGTGCTGTTGAAGTAGGTGGTCTGGGTCGTGGCGTCGTTGAAGTCGGTGCCGCCCACGGCGATATTGAACGGAGTGGAAGCGAGGCCATTGACTGCGATGCCATTCGACGCGACGGTCTCACTGTTCGGGTCGTCGCAACCGGCAGACCCGTTGTCGCCCGCAGATACTGACACGGTGATTCCCTGGGCTGCGGCTTGCTCCCAAAGCGACTGGTGAAACTGATTTCCGGCATTACCAAACGCCGATTCGCAGGCGCCATAGCTAACGCTCATCACGGGCGCCAGGTTGTGCTGAATTATGTAAAGAGCAGAAAGATCAACCCCGTCGACGGTTGTCGTGGATTCTGAGGCGACAAGGACAATCGACGCTCCGGGAGCGACCGCGCCGGCCCACTCCACATCCAGCAGAGACTCGGTTTCATCTCCGGGGACGATTCCGGGATCGGGGCCGTTGAGAATCACCGAAGTGTGATTGTCCGGCGTCATCGGGAGACCGAAGAGGGTGCGGAAATCGGTAACGTCCTGAAGATTGATGTTGGTTCGGCCGACGATCGCGATGGTCTGCCCGGAACCGTCATTTCCGGCCTGCAGTAGCGACCTCGACCCATAGATCACCGAAAAATCGGCCGGTCCGATCGGGTAATACGGCGGCGTCCCGCCGGTCGTGATCAGCGGCATTGTTTCCCCGGTCTGAACGTCATGTTTCATGACATTGAACGTGTGCGACTGCGGGCGAAGCCCAAAGTTATTCAGCGAGGCGATACCTTTTACGACCGGCGCCAGCGCTGCCGGGATCTGCGGATCATTGGCGTTGGCCCAATGTTCCGCACCACTGATCACGTACTTGCGAATGTCTGTGTGGAATACCTGTCGCAGTTGTCCCACCGTGCCACTGAACTCGATAACGTTCTTTCCCGGAGAAACTTCCGTTACCTGGAATCCGTTATTCAGCAGCCAGGTTGTCACGCTCTGAATATCACTATCAGCAGGGCCAAACTGCTGCCCGAACTCTTCTGGGGTTAGCCATTTGTGAAAATTAGGGGAGCCGGCAGTCTGCTGCTCATCAAGCAACTGCCGTAGCGCCTTTTCCTGCTCATCCGATCGCGACAGCACCAGCAACATTCGGCTTTCCATCATCGAATCCGGCGCAGGTCCCTGATCGAATGCGGCACGCGCCAGCGGCGGCGTGTTACCGTGCAGCGTCACCCGCTGATTCGGATCGATTTGTTGAGTAATCCGGGGTGCCGGCCTTTGTGCTGCGGCGATCGTTGTCACAATCAGGGAAACGAAAATAACTGCCAATGGCGAGGTGCGGAAAAGGCGGTCCTTCATAGGCCCCCAGTGCTTTACGAATGTTGATGAGGCACACCAGAGTACCTGAATCTTGAAGAAAAATGGAGAACTGGATTTCACTAGTTCCGAATTCGGAACAGCCCTTGTTTTCCAATAGGTTGAGATTGGGATTTACGGATTCGTAATGATCTCCCCGATGTTTGCTACGGTATTGCCCTTTTTCATCGATGGCACTCCGCAGATGTAAAGGACCTCTCCCGCAGCGGGTGCTTCGGCGTCATACACCGTGTGTCCGAAATAATCCGTCACATAGCCAATTTTCATCCCCTTGGCCACGTAGGTTCCCCGCTGTACCAGGGGATAGAAAATCCCAGTCTCCGGGCTTGTTACGGTGTCGACCTTGCCGATCCACACTGGATTCTCCACGGGCGTTGGTGCTCCCGGCAGCATCTTGAGATACCGCATTACGCTCACCGTACCATTCACAAGTAGATTTACGTCCTTCGCGCGGACCGTCCCCGAATAGCCTGCTTCGACCGCGATTGCCGGCTTGCCACGCGTGTTCGCCGTGTTGTCGAGATAGCGGGACGCGTTCGGATCCGCGGGCCTCTCACTCCAGACAATGATGTGATCCAGCCCAAACGCCAGCACCATGTCGCGAGTAATCGCGTCGCGCTTGGTATCCCCTGACTTCGGCCAGTAAGCGTACGGCCGCAGATTCTCGTCGAGGTCGCCGCCGTGATAGTCGATCAGGTAATCGCATTGTTCGACCACCTGCTTCGTGATTGCCCATGACACGCGCTCCGTCTGCGTGCCGTTGGGATTGCCCGGGTAGTAGCCATTCATGCTCTTGCCATCCACGGGATTCACATGCGGAACCTTCTGCTCAAACGATGGAATGTTGACCAGCGGAAGCACAATTACGGTCCCCGAAATCTGTGCCGGATCGAGCGATTCAATCACCTTTTCCAGCGCAATAATCGATGCATACTCGGTTCCATGCAGGCCGGAGACGAGCGCAAGCACAGGGCCCGGTTTCGCGCCATGGAACACGGCCACAGGAATAGAGGCAGCGGGATCGCGACCGGCGGGGACATCAATCGTTCCGAACGCCTTTTGTCCAGGAGCGGCGGTGGCGGTGCCTACCGTGAAGTTCTGTGCGACCGCGAATGAAGTTGCGACACAAATGATCAGCACTGCGAAGATATGGGTTTTCATGGCGGCAGGAGTATAAGGCGAGTTCCGCCAGATGTGAACTCGCTTTCAGACATCCCCACGATTGTATGCATCGATAAATTGCATATTCACCCCCTCCTCGCGGCCTCTCGCGTGTGATTATGCAGACTCCTGAATGCATATCCATAAATTTCCATATCTCAAAGAAATTATTAAACTTAACTAACTCACAACTTCCCGTGACTACCCTCACGGCAGGGCATTTGCCGCCAGCGCAGCATAGATATCAGGAGCGAGGCGTCTGCTGTGAGTTCGACGCCCACCAGATATCTATATGAAACGAGTCCTTATCCTCGGCGCCGCCGGCAGAGATTTCCATAACTTCAACGTTGTCTTCCGTCATAACCCCGAGTTCGAGGTTGTTGCATTTACGGCAACACAGATCCCCGACATTGCGGGACGAAAATATCCGACCGAACTTGCTGGGAAGCTCTATCCAAACGGCATTCCCATCCTCGAAGAAAACGATATGGAGAAGATCATCCGCGAGAAAGAAGTCGACGTCTGTGTCTTCTCCTACAGCGACATCAATTACATGACGCTGATGCACCTGGCATCGCGCGTAGTCGCTGCCGGGGCCGACTTCTGGCTGCTCGGCGCGCAGAAGACCCAACTGGCGGCGAAGGTCCCGGTAATCTCGGTCTGCGCCGTGCGCACCGGCTGCGGCAAGAGTCCAGTCTCGCGCAAGATCGCGCGCTACCTTCAGGAAATGGGCTGGCATCCGGTGGCTGTCCGTCACCCGATGCCGTATGGTGATCTCGCCATTCAGCGCGCGCAGCGCTTCGCCAAGCTGAGCGATCTCGACTTCCATAAGTGCACCATCGAAGAGCGGGAAGAGTACGAGCCGCATATCGTTGAGAACCGCACTATCTACGCTGGCGTCGACTACGAAGACATTCTCCGCCAGGCCGAGCAGGAAGCGGACGTCATTCTGTGGGACGGCGGCAACAACGATACCTCGTTCTACCGCTCCGACCTCGAAATCGTCGTGGTCGATCCGCATCGCCCCGGACATGAACTCGCTTATTACCCCGGCGAAGTCAACTTCCGCAGCGCGCAGGTGTTGGTCATCAACAAGGTCGATACCGCAAAGCTCGAGGATATCCAGACAGTTCGCGAGAATATTCGCCGCGTAAACCCGAATGCCCAGGTTGTTGAAACCGCATGCCGCGTTTCCGTACCGAATCCGGAGATGGTTCGCGGCAAGCGCGTGCTCGTCGTCGAAGACGGTCCGACGCTCACGCATGGCGAAATGAAGTATGGCGCGGGAATCGTGGCCGCCCGGCAGTTCGGTGCGCTCGAAATCATCGACCCGCGGCCTTATGCCATCGGCTCCATCCGCGGAACATACGAGAAGTACACGCACCTCAACGGCCTGCTGCCCGCCATGGGTTATGGCGAGCGCCAGTGCCACGAACTCGAAGAAACCATCAAGCGCGTGCCATGCGACCTGGTTTTGGTTGCCACTCCGATCGATTTGGCACGCACCATCAAGATCGACAAGCCGAGCCTGCGCGTTGCCTACGAAGCCGAGGACCGCGGCGAGCACGGCCTGCGCGATGTGGTTGTGCAGTTCACCAGGAAGCACAAACCAGCTCTGCTGGAGGTCATGAAATAAATGCTGCCAACCGATTTTTTATCGATCCGTGACTTTACCCCGGAACAAATAAAGAAGTTGCTGGATATTGCCCGGACGATGAAGGCGAACCCGATGGGTTATAGCGCCGCGCTCCGGGGCAAGACTCTTGCACTTATATTCGAAAAGCCGTCGCTGCGCACCCGCGTGACCTTCGACGTGGGGATTCAGCAACTTGGCGGATTTTCGATTTATCTCTCACCCGCGGAAATCAATCTGGGCAAGCGCGAGTCCGTCTTCGATGTCGCCAAGAACCTGGAGCGCATGGTGCAGGGCATTATGATTCGCACCTTCGCGCACAGCATTGTCGAAGACCTGGCGCAGCACGCAGCCATTCCCGTCATCAACGGGCTCACCGATTACAGCCATCCCTGCCAGGCCATGGCCGATTACCTCACCATCTCTGAAGTCAAAGGCGGGGTGAAAGGTAACAAGGTCGCTTTCGTCGGCGATGGTAACAATGTCGCGCATTCGCTGATGTTCACCGGAGCGCAACTCGGTGCGCACGTATGGGTCGCTACACCGAAAGGCTATGAGCCCGACGCGAAGGCGATCGAGTGGGCGACCAAGCGCGCTGCCCAAACCGGTGGCTCCATCACCATCACCAACGAACCTGACGCTGCCGCGCACAATGCCGACGTGATCTACACCGACGTCTGGGCCAGCATGGGTCAGGAATCCGAAGCTGCCAAGCGCCGCGAAATCTTCCTGCCCTTCCAGGTCAACATGAAGCTGTTCTCCATTGCCAAGCCCGATGCCATCTTCATGCATTGCCTGCCGGCTCATCGAGGAGACGAAGTCACCGACGATGTCATCGATCATCGGCGCTCGGTCGTCTTCCAGGAAGCCGAGAACCGTTTGCACGTGCAGAAAGCGATCATGTTCGAGTTGATGAAAGACGTGCCGATCGGCTACTCGCAGATGATCGCGGAGGAAGACCTGGTAGCAGCGAAGTAACAACCTTGTGCCCCACCCTTATCGCGCAGCGATAGGGTGGGGTAGTTCTCTCGGAAGTCTCATGTCCAAGACGATGCTCATCGCGGTTGGCGGCAACTCCCTGATTCGCGCAGGCCAAAAGGGAACCGTCGCCGAGCAGTTGGCCAATACCCGGCGGACCGCCGAAGCCATAGTCGGCCTCATCCGCGACGGGTATCGCCTTGTGATCACTCACGGCAATGGCCCCCAGGTCGGGGCCGCACTCTTGCGTTCGGAGCGCGCATCCGACCAGGTGCCGGGCCACACTCTTGACGTTTGCGACGCCGACACCCAGGGCGAGATCGGCTATCTACTCGCGCAGTCGCTCCGCAATGAACTCCATCGCGCCGGCATGCGCGTACCAGTCGTGGCCATCATGACGCAATGCGTTGTTGCCGCCGACGATCCCGCAATGGAGCATCCCACCAAGCCTATAGGCCCCTTTTACTCGAAGAAGGACGCCGAGGAACGTCGCAGGGCTCACGGTTGGGCGATCGTCGAAGATGCGGCTCGAGGATATCGCCGCGTCGTCCCTTCTCCGGATCCCATCGAGATCGTCGAACTCGAAGTCATTCGCGATCTTGTCGAAGCCGGAGCGCTCGTCGTCGCCTGCGGCGGTGGTGGCATTCCGGTCGTTCGCGATCCCGACGGAATGCTGCGTGGAGTCGA harbors:
- a CDS encoding Ig-like domain repeat protein, producing MKDRLFRTSPLAVIFVSLIVTTIAAAQRPAPRITQQIDPNQRVTLHGNTPPLARAAFDQGPAPDSMMESRMLLVLSRSDEQEKALRQLLDEQQTAGSPNFHKWLTPEEFGQQFGPADSDIQSVTTWLLNNGFQVTEVSPGKNVIEFSGTVGQLRQVFHTDIRKYVISGAEHWANANDPQIPAALAPVVKGIASLNNFGLRPQSHTFNVMKHDVQTGETMPLITTGGTPPYYPIGPADFSVIYGSRSLLQAGNDGSGQTIAIVGRTNINLQDVTDFRTLFGLPMTPDNHTSVILNGPDPGIVPGDETESLLDVEWAGAVAPGASIVLVASESTTTVDGVDLSALYIIQHNLAPVMSVSYGACESAFGNAGNQFHQSLWEQAAAQGITVSVSAGDNGSAGCDDPNSETVASNGIAVNGLASTPFNIAVGGTDFNDATTQTTYFNSTNGTGYLSAKSYVPEKTWNDSCAGGTSPTTSSCTSSQNLQLWAGSGGPSNCSKVSGGKCSGTVKPAWQTGIGVPSDGVRDVPDISLFAEGGVSASHSFYVMCEADLLPYGYQSCTPSGGYVYYVPIGGTSAGAPAFAGAVALANQKLNRRLGNLNYLLYSIAAQSGSSCSTGSTSTSCVFRDVATGANTVPCKGGTPNCSATTGTGVLVDSGKLAYMTATGYDRATGLGSPNIANLITKIGQATFTPSTTNLTLNGKITTVQANHGDSINVAVNVSPSAATGDVSLIGNNGTTDNSGIDSSKLTSGAATWGSTLFPGGSYTVHAHYAGDGTRGASDSSAVSVNIAPENSKTFVNLVTFDLSGNLTSYTATSAEYGSPYILRMDVGDSAAAISSTTGVSSKCTNGTASCPTGTLTVTSNGNPLDGGNWPLNNEGHSEDQPIQLTPGTYNVVANYPGDSSYNASTANANIIINKATTALTATVMSAGPYTYGTGFPINAALTSSSNGAAPGGSLTWLDNGVDASSNIRLLYSSPNAGGSSGYAGVTYSVQYTPSSVGSHTLMAQYSGDSNYAAVAAAPVSFTVTQAQLYSSYSAVRPNVATPAIPVTLTIQLSSSSSFPQSPAGTISFYDNGVLLSGTVTYNRYPNEISASMSYTFTQNGQHTITASYSGDTYFAALASGSVGTVTVSDKLTPNMQTTSSFAPALVNYATTLTTLVYIPTDGTPYPTGTVTFTDNGQPMNGTVSYSGSTNIYATLNYTFTTSGTHTIAANYSGDGIYAPTTNSLSLTVVDKFATNIPYLNGQTSFVVDTPSTLAATVQSSAMFQGPAMTGTVTFKDGDTTVTGTPTVQNLAGYMIAVVPYSFTAAGTHNITVQYSGDDHYAPVSNTFPVQVEGQLSIQLQYDSYTPGANGGSGTLAVWAYNNISSPQTVNLTCTPDSSAATCSVSPSTLSLSGSSANSTNVTFTVPALSASADRKLPFTMPFLFACVLAGLCFGGRKQRASAILMIVCVLAIGMISCGGGGSTGGTTPIPPPTPSSKVYKFTITGTAGTNTDSKVLTVTVQR
- a CDS encoding cyclic 2,3-diphosphoglycerate synthase, translated to MKRVLILGAAGRDFHNFNVVFRHNPEFEVVAFTATQIPDIAGRKYPTELAGKLYPNGIPILEENDMEKIIREKEVDVCVFSYSDINYMTLMHLASRVVAAGADFWLLGAQKTQLAAKVPVISVCAVRTGCGKSPVSRKIARYLQEMGWHPVAVRHPMPYGDLAIQRAQRFAKLSDLDFHKCTIEEREEYEPHIVENRTIYAGVDYEDILRQAEQEADVILWDGGNNDTSFYRSDLEIVVVDPHRPGHELAYYPGEVNFRSAQVLVINKVDTAKLEDIQTVRENIRRVNPNAQVVETACRVSVPNPEMVRGKRVLVVEDGPTLTHGEMKYGAGIVAARQFGALEIIDPRPYAIGSIRGTYEKYTHLNGLLPAMGYGERQCHELEETIKRVPCDLVLVATPIDLARTIKIDKPSLRVAYEAEDRGEHGLRDVVVQFTRKHKPALLEVMK
- the argF gene encoding ornithine carbamoyltransferase translates to MLPTDFLSIRDFTPEQIKKLLDIARTMKANPMGYSAALRGKTLALIFEKPSLRTRVTFDVGIQQLGGFSIYLSPAEINLGKRESVFDVAKNLERMVQGIMIRTFAHSIVEDLAQHAAIPVINGLTDYSHPCQAMADYLTISEVKGGVKGNKVAFVGDGNNVAHSLMFTGAQLGAHVWVATPKGYEPDAKAIEWATKRAAQTGGSITITNEPDAAAHNADVIYTDVWASMGQESEAAKRREIFLPFQVNMKLFSIAKPDAIFMHCLPAHRGDEVTDDVIDHRRSVVFQEAENRLHVQKAIMFELMKDVPIGYSQMIAEEDLVAAK
- the arcC gene encoding carbamate kinase, yielding MSKTMLIAVGGNSLIRAGQKGTVAEQLANTRRTAEAIVGLIRDGYRLVITHGNGPQVGAALLRSERASDQVPGHTLDVCDADTQGEIGYLLAQSLRNELHRAGMRVPVVAIMTQCVVAADDPAMEHPTKPIGPFYSKKDAEERRRAHGWAIVEDAARGYRRVVPSPDPIEIVELEVIRDLVEAGALVVACGGGGIPVVRDPDGMLRGVEAVIDKDRASALLASKLGVDLFAISTDTDYVYLDYKKATQRALTYVTATEIAEHFKNGHFPAGNMGPKVESVLRFLRNGGKRAVITSFTHMLEAVAGSAGTHIVANGLASEQTKHEEQVCHTR
- a CDS encoding M14 family metallopeptidase, which gives rise to MKTHIFAVLIICVATSFAVAQNFTVGTATAAPGQKAFGTIDVPAGRDPAASIPVAVFHGAKPGPVLALVSGLHGTEYASIIALEKVIESLDPAQISGTVIVLPLVNIPSFEQKVPHVNPVDGKSMNGYYPGNPNGTQTERVSWAITKQVVEQCDYLIDYHGGDLDENLRPYAYWPKSGDTKRDAITRDMVLAFGLDHIIVWSERPADPNASRYLDNTANTRGKPAIAVEAGYSGTVRAKDVNLLVNGTVSVMRYLKMLPGAPTPVENPVWIGKVDTVTSPETGIFYPLVQRGTYVAKGMKIGYVTDYFGHTVYDAEAPAAGEVLYICGVPSMKKGNTVANIGEIITNP